In Spinacia oleracea cultivar Varoflay chromosome 5, BTI_SOV_V1, whole genome shotgun sequence, a single window of DNA contains:
- the LOC130462042 gene encoding uncharacterized protein encodes MHKEMLKHKDQIENHEQYAEKTARLINWDADKKISLKTEELKKAEGDAEKYEENLREHEGRLVELRKEYSSVLERVTDFSSKVNALEGQLKAMQGKIEAVRKEAASSFKLGEESILESAQKAWDQSMDGKDFSWFKRRISHQIAVSTARRLGLDPPEFVSDREEDVEEDEVNSPEGQDVQDGSSIAPLP; translated from the coding sequence ATGCACAAAgagatgctcaagcacaaggaccagatCGAGAATCATGAGCAATATGCTGAGAAGACGGCCAGGTTGATCAACTGGGACGCGGATAAGAAGATTTCCCTGAAGACGGAAGAGCTGAAGAAGGCCGAGGGGGACGCTGAGAAATATGAAGAGAACCTGCGAGAACATGAGGGGCGGCTTGTCGAGCTGAGAAAGGAGTACTCTTCCGTCTTAGAACGGGTGACTGACTTCTCTTCAAAGGTGAATGCTCTGGAAGGTCAGCTCAAGGCCATGCAGGGGAAGATCGAGGCCGTGCGCAAGGAGGCTGCAAGCTCTTTTAAGTTGGGCGAGGAGTCCATCTTGGAAAGTGCCCAAAAggcgtgggatcagtctatggacgGGAAGGATTTTTCCTGGTTCAAACGCCGTATCTCCCACCAGATAGCTGTTTCGACGGCTAGGCGCTTGGGCTTAGATCCTCCCGAGTTTGTTAGTGACCGGGAGGAGGACGTCGAAGAAGATGAGGTGAACTCCCCTGAAGGCCAGGACGTCCAGGACGGGAGTTCCATTGCCCCTCTTCCTTGA
- the LOC110791136 gene encoding uncharacterized protein, with translation MVGFVFVGGVQCCGLRGDGATRTTLSPRRRKNVASRPRVPREDFDDDSSSSSDEEFAKNLPPMVRGKEDVNLFPSDIFPSMKWLRYLREQGRDFERFLLLPPGSAMDRLSPEDKGVVEVPAWLSEVYTEDILKAVEAKKKDSSKKSSEDASGDVAKEPILPATKKRPASSTEAPKPKRPFFKKMGPADAVTEMDGSAGAATDEATVDQTAAADAPALSREDKGKGKETEAPSTDNASTPLAASPIG, from the exons ATGGTCGGTTTCGTGTTTGTTGGTGGGGTGCAATGTTGTGGGCTGCGAG GAGACGGGGCCACTAGAACAACACTTTCTCCTAGGAGAAGAAAGAATGTGGCTTCCCGTCCCCGCGTTCCCCGCGAGGATTTTGACGATGACTCCTCTAGCTCCtcagacgaggagtttgcaaaaaatcttcctcctatggtccggGGGAAGGAAGACGTTAATCTGTTCCCGTCGGatatctttcccagcatgaaatggctgcGGTACCTGAGGGAGCAGGGTCGCGATTTTGAGCGTTTTCTACTCTTGCCTCCAG GTTCTGCCATGGATCGCTTATCTCCCGAAGACAAGGGTGTAGTGGAAGTACCCGCTTGGCTGTCCGAAGTATATACCGAGGATATTCTCAAGGCTgtggaggccaagaagaaggactcctccaagaagtccAGTGAGGATGCCTCTGGCGACGTCGCCAag gaACCCATCTTGCCGGCTACTAAAAAGCGTCCGGCATCTTCAACGGAGGCTCCTAAGCCCAAACGAcccttctttaagaagatgggtCCAGCCGACGCTGTTACCGAAATGGATGGTTCTGCCGGAGCAGCAACTGACGAGGCAACAGTCGATCAGACTGCGGCGGCTGACGCCCCCGCCTTGTCCAGAGAGgacaagggtaaaggcaaggagactgaggctccttctactgataatGCCTCTACTCCTCTTGCAGCTTCGCCAATTGGTTAG